A window of bacterium contains these coding sequences:
- the carB gene encoding carbamoyl-phosphate synthase large subunit — translation MPKRTDIHKILIIGSGPIIIGQACEFDYSGTQACRALKEEGYEVVLVNSNPATIMTDPGTADKTYIEPLTVESLEEIIKKEKPDALLPNLGGQTGLNLASSLYSSGVLERYGVELIGVKADAIERGEDRIAFKKTMNKLGISLPKSDPCYSVEEAENIAEKLGYPVVLRPAYTLGGTGGGIAYNVEELKTIVTRGLAASLVHQVLVEESVLGWEELELEVVRDQKNQKITVCFIENIDAMGIHTGDSFCSAPMLTVPQALQKRMQEISYKIVDAIGVIGGTNVQLAHNPKDDRLVVIEINPRTSRSSALASKATGFPIARISTKLAVGITMDEIPYWKKGTLEKYEPSGEYVVIKFARWAFEKFPGAKDILGTQMKAVGEVMSIGKTYKESFQKAIRSLEINRCGLGRAKNFKTLSLERLKEKLANPSSERIFLMYEALRKGMSVEELYQMTYIGRWFIKEMKELVEFEEELIKNTWKNLPEGKLAKAKEWGFSDKYLAGLFEVKEKEVRQKRIAIGKCGCFEAVPVSGVKNAAYYYSTYNGKDSVPVSSKKKIMILGGGPNRIGQGIEFDYTCVHAAFALRDEGYESIMVNCNPETVSTDYDTSNKLYFEPLTVEDVLTIYEKEKPEGVIVQFGGQTPLNIAQELKNNGVKILGTTPESIHLAEDRERFREKMIALNIPQPESGIARSLDEALITAKKIGYPLMVRPSYVLGGRGMQIIYDEAMLRDYAIEAIQVSPEHPMLIDRFLEQAVEAEVDAISDGENTFVAAVMEHIELAGVHSGDSACAIPSRTIKKEHLNTIEKYTSAIAKELNVVGLMNIQYAICDNKVYILEANPRASRTVPVVSKVTGIAIAHIATQIMLGKKIRDFPELKPCKLPYVAVKEAVFPFNMFPEVDPLLGPEMRATGEVMGIADTFGLAFYKAAEAAGSKLPLKGNVLLTIADKDKPFLIPIAQRIKKLGFSIYATKGTAGFLKKNGIQNTEIKKLHEGRPNITDAVKNREINLIINTPVGRSGKHDDSYIRRTAIQHRIPYITSITAAEASVEGIESVTKTRSLPKSLQDYLKELVRTRE, via the coding sequence ATGCCGAAAAGGACTGATATTCATAAGATTTTAATTATAGGTTCCGGCCCCATAATTATAGGGCAGGCATGTGAGTTTGACTATTCAGGCACTCAAGCGTGTAGAGCGCTTAAGGAGGAAGGGTATGAAGTAGTGCTTGTAAACTCTAACCCTGCTACTATTATGACAGATCCTGGCACGGCTGATAAAACATACATAGAGCCGCTTACTGTAGAAAGTCTTGAAGAAATTATCAAGAAGGAGAAGCCGGATGCGCTTCTTCCTAACCTGGGAGGGCAGACAGGACTTAATCTTGCATCCAGTCTTTACAGCTCAGGAGTATTGGAAAGATATGGAGTTGAACTCATTGGCGTTAAAGCAGACGCTATTGAGCGTGGAGAAGACAGAATTGCATTTAAGAAGACAATGAATAAATTAGGCATATCTCTTCCCAAATCTGATCCGTGTTATTCTGTGGAGGAAGCTGAAAATATAGCAGAGAAGCTTGGATATCCTGTTGTATTGCGGCCTGCTTATACATTAGGCGGAACAGGAGGAGGAATTGCCTACAATGTAGAAGAGCTAAAAACTATTGTAACGAGAGGTCTTGCAGCAAGTCTTGTACATCAGGTTCTGGTTGAAGAATCTGTTTTGGGATGGGAGGAATTAGAGCTTGAGGTTGTAAGGGACCAGAAAAATCAGAAGATTACAGTCTGTTTTATTGAAAATATTGATGCTATGGGCATACATACAGGAGATAGCTTCTGCTCTGCGCCTATGCTCACAGTTCCACAAGCTTTACAGAAGCGTATGCAGGAGATTTCTTATAAGATTGTTGATGCTATTGGTGTTATAGGCGGCACAAATGTTCAGCTTGCGCATAATCCTAAGGATGACAGATTAGTAGTAATAGAGATTAATCCCAGAACATCGCGCTCATCTGCTCTTGCTTCAAAAGCTACTGGATTTCCAATAGCCCGTATCTCTACAAAGCTTGCTGTTGGTATTACAATGGACGAAATTCCATACTGGAAGAAAGGAACTCTTGAGAAATATGAACCAAGCGGAGAGTATGTAGTAATTAAATTTGCGCGCTGGGCTTTTGAAAAGTTTCCGGGAGCCAAGGATATACTTGGAACACAGATGAAGGCTGTAGGCGAAGTAATGAGCATAGGAAAGACATATAAAGAATCCTTTCAAAAAGCTATCCGTTCTCTTGAAATAAACAGATGCGGACTTGGCAGAGCTAAGAACTTTAAAACACTTTCTCTTGAAAGACTGAAAGAGAAATTAGCAAACCCCTCCAGCGAACGCATTTTCCTGATGTATGAGGCGCTGCGCAAGGGTATGAGTGTAGAAGAACTTTACCAGATGACCTACATCGGACGCTGGTTTATTAAAGAGATGAAGGAACTTGTAGAATTTGAGGAAGAATTAATCAAAAACACATGGAAAAATCTTCCTGAGGGGAAATTGGCTAAAGCAAAGGAGTGGGGATTTTCAGATAAATATCTGGCAGGCCTTTTTGAAGTAAAAGAAAAAGAGGTCAGACAAAAGAGAATCGCCATAGGCAAATGCGGATGTTTTGAGGCCGTCCCTGTAAGCGGAGTAAAGAATGCTGCTTACTATTATTCCACCTACAACGGGAAAGATTCGGTTCCTGTATCATCAAAAAAGAAAATAATGATTTTAGGCGGCGGGCCTAATAGAATCGGACAGGGTATTGAATTCGATTATACGTGTGTGCACGCAGCTTTTGCTTTGCGAGATGAGGGGTATGAGTCAATTATGGTTAACTGCAATCCTGAAACCGTATCTACTGATTATGACACTTCAAACAAGCTTTATTTTGAACCTTTAACAGTTGAAGATGTCCTCACAATTTATGAAAAGGAGAAACCGGAAGGTGTTATTGTTCAGTTTGGCGGACAGACCCCTCTGAATATTGCTCAGGAATTAAAAAATAATGGTGTAAAAATTCTTGGGACAACACCTGAAAGCATACATCTTGCAGAGGATAGAGAGCGTTTTAGAGAAAAAATGATTGCTCTTAATATCCCACAGCCGGAGAGCGGCATAGCGCGTTCATTAGACGAAGCTCTTATAACCGCTAAGAAGATAGGATATCCTCTTATGGTACGCCCATCTTATGTGTTGGGAGGGCGTGGAATGCAAATTATTTATGATGAAGCTATGCTGAGAGATTATGCCATTGAAGCCATTCAGGTTAGTCCGGAGCATCCAATGCTTATTGATAGATTTCTTGAGCAGGCTGTAGAGGCAGAAGTTGATGCTATTTCCGATGGAGAAAATACATTTGTAGCAGCTGTTATGGAACATATAGAACTAGCAGGTGTTCATTCAGGAGATTCTGCATGCGCCATCCCATCAAGAACTATTAAAAAAGAGCACTTAAATACAATAGAGAAATATACATCAGCAATTGCAAAAGAATTAAATGTCGTAGGTTTAATGAATATTCAATATGCAATATGTGATAATAAGGTTTATATACTGGAGGCTAATCCAAGAGCTTCACGCACAGTTCCGGTAGTTTCTAAAGTAACAGGTATTGCAATAGCCCATATAGCAACTCAAATAATGCTGGGTAAGAAGATCAGGGATTTTCCTGAACTAAAACCCTGCAAGCTTCCTTATGTAGCCGTTAAAGAAGCGGTTTTCCCGTTTAACATGTTTCCGGAAGTGGATCCTTTACTGGGGCCAGAGATGAGAGCTACAGGAGAGGTTATGGGTATTGCTGATACATTCGGACTTGCTTTTTATAAGGCAGCAGAAGCAGCCGGTTCAAAGCTTCCACTTAAAGGTAATGTGCTTTTGACAATAGCTGATAAAGACAAACCTTTTTTGATTCCCATTGCACAGCGGATTAAGAAACTTGGTTTTAGTATTTACGCTACAAAAGGCACAGCTGGATTTCTAAAAAAGAATGGCATACAGAATACAGAAATAAAAAAATTACATGAAGGAAGGCCAAATATAACTGACGCAGTCAAAAACAGAGAGATCAATCTTATTATCAATACACCTGTTGGGCGTAGCGGGAAACATGATGATAGTTACATTCGCAGGACCGCAATACAGCACAGGATTCCCTATATTACTTCGATAACAGCTGCAGAAGCCAGTGTTGAAGGGATTGAATCTGTGACTAAAACTAGAAGTTTACCAAAATCTCTTCAGGATTATCTAAAAGAACTTGTTAGAACTAGAGAATAA
- a CDS encoding amidophosphoribosyltransferase, whose product MDGIFGVALKKDCQEVLFYGTDYHSHLGTEYGGLAVLGKRLVRKIHTISGEQFKSRFYEDYKKMKGKSGIGVISTREEQPIYLNSKFGHLCIVSNGLITNSDSLTNDLRRQGISFSETAKQGVNSTELVAKLINQGKSLVHGIENYFKKIKGSCSILILHKDGIYIARDKLGYTPLVIGKSHEGWAVTTETSAFFNLGFSIERYVKPGEILLLKSTGFKVLKEEEPHQKTDAFLWIYTGFPASNYEGINTEEVRERCGKFLAKRDNVEADLVAGVPDSGTTHAIGYAIESRIPFRRPLVKYNPGYGRSYIPPSQSIRDHIAKMKLIPIKEIIKGNRIILCEDSIVRGTQLKNYTIQKLWESGAKEIHVRAACPPLLFPSKFDYSTKKKEELVARRTIRALEGKDIKDMSEYIDSNSKKHKKMVDYIAKELDVTTLKYQTIEDMVKAIGLPEEKLCLYVWTGKV is encoded by the coding sequence ATGGACGGGATATTCGGAGTTGCCCTGAAGAAGGATTGTCAGGAGGTTTTATTTTATGGAACAGATTATCATTCTCATTTAGGAACAGAATATGGGGGACTGGCAGTATTGGGAAAAAGATTGGTTAGAAAGATTCACACAATCAGCGGAGAACAGTTTAAGAGCAGATTCTATGAAGATTATAAGAAAATGAAAGGGAAGTCAGGTATTGGCGTTATATCTACAAGAGAGGAGCAGCCCATATATCTAAATTCAAAGTTTGGGCACTTATGTATTGTCAGTAACGGCTTAATCACCAATTCGGATAGTTTGACTAATGATTTGCGCAGGCAGGGAATCTCATTTAGTGAAACAGCTAAACAAGGAGTAAACAGTACAGAACTGGTTGCAAAATTAATAAATCAGGGCAAGAGCTTAGTTCATGGAATAGAAAATTACTTTAAAAAAATTAAGGGCTCTTGTTCTATCCTGATATTACATAAAGACGGTATCTATATTGCAAGGGATAAACTGGGATATACTCCTTTGGTTATAGGTAAATCTCATGAAGGCTGGGCAGTAACTACAGAAACTTCTGCTTTTTTTAACTTAGGATTTAGTATAGAAAGATATGTTAAGCCGGGTGAAATACTGCTTTTAAAGTCCACTGGGTTTAAGGTTCTCAAAGAAGAGGAGCCGCATCAAAAGACGGATGCATTTTTATGGATCTATACGGGTTTTCCCGCATCGAATTATGAGGGTATAAATACAGAAGAAGTAAGAGAGCGCTGTGGAAAATTTTTGGCAAAAAGAGACAATGTTGAAGCAGATTTAGTAGCAGGAGTTCCGGACTCAGGAACTACGCATGCTATTGGTTATGCAATAGAATCAAGGATACCTTTTAGGCGTCCTCTGGTTAAATATAATCCCGGCTATGGCAGAAGCTACATTCCGCCGTCTCAAAGCATAAGAGACCATATTGCTAAAATGAAGCTGATTCCAATTAAAGAGATAATTAAAGGGAACAGGATCATTTTATGTGAAGATTCAATTGTAAGGGGTACTCAGCTTAAAAACTATACTATCCAGAAGTTGTGGGAAAGCGGGGCAAAGGAAATTCATGTCAGGGCTGCGTGCCCGCCTTTATTGTTTCCTTCTAAATTCGATTATTCTACCAAGAAAAAAGAAGAACTGGTCGCCAGACGTACAATAAGAGCCTTAGAAGGCAAGGATATAAAAGATATGAGTGAATACATTGATTCCAATTCAAAAAAACACAAAAAAATGGTAGATTATATTGCCAAAGAATTAGACGTTACTACCTTAAAATACCAAACCATTGAAGACATGGTAAAAGCAATAGGATTGCCCGAAGAAAAACTTTGTCTTTATGTATGGACAGGGAAGGTCTAA
- a CDS encoding DUF1846 domain-containing protein: protein MNKKIGFDNEKYLKEQTKAILERVERADNKLYLEFGGKLVFDFHASRVLPGFDPNVKIRLLQKLKDKADILLCIYAGDIERKKVRADFGITYDAAVLKSIDDLKDWGIDILAVVITRFEDQPATIIFKNKLERRNIKVYTHTFTKGYPTDVNLIVSDKGYGANEYIETKKPLVVVTGPGPGSGKLATCLSQLYHDYKRGMKNGYAKFETFPIWNLPLKHPVNAAYEAATADLRDFNMIDSFHLEAYNKVAVNYNRDVEVFPVLKRILEKITGSESIYKSPTDMGVNRAGFGIIDDEIVKHAAEQEVVRRYFRCACEYVMGLVDKETVQRVELIMEDLNLKPEDRLVVMPARKAIEDAQQRGEGNEGVFCGAAIELKDGLIITGKNSSLMHATSSLILNAVKELAEIPDKIHLLSPNIIDSIGNLKKNILNTKAVSLNLEETLIALSISATTNPTSQLAMEKLGELKGCEIHMTHIPTPGDEAGLRKLGVNTTSDPDFSTKTLFVE from the coding sequence ATGAATAAAAAAATAGGTTTTGATAATGAGAAGTATCTAAAGGAGCAAACTAAGGCTATTCTTGAGAGAGTTGAGAGAGCTGATAATAAACTGTACCTTGAGTTTGGCGGAAAGCTTGTCTTTGACTTTCATGCTTCAAGGGTTCTACCGGGCTTTGATCCTAATGTGAAGATACGGCTCTTGCAAAAGTTAAAGGATAAGGCAGACATATTGCTCTGTATATATGCCGGTGATATTGAAAGGAAGAAAGTAAGAGCAGACTTCGGAATTACATACGATGCTGCAGTACTCAAATCAATTGATGATTTAAAGGATTGGGGTATTGATATACTGGCAGTTGTAATAACACGTTTTGAAGATCAGCCGGCAACTATAATATTTAAGAATAAATTAGAGCGCAGAAACATAAAGGTTTATACCCATACATTTACAAAAGGATATCCTACGGATGTGAATTTAATTGTAAGTGATAAAGGTTATGGAGCAAACGAGTATATTGAGACTAAAAAACCTCTTGTTGTAGTTACCGGGCCAGGCCCCGGCAGTGGGAAATTAGCTACATGTCTTTCTCAATTATATCATGATTATAAGAGAGGGATGAAAAATGGATATGCAAAATTTGAAACATTTCCTATATGGAATCTGCCGCTTAAACATCCGGTGAATGCGGCTTATGAAGCAGCAACAGCAGATTTAAGGGATTTTAATATGATAGATTCCTTTCATCTTGAAGCATACAACAAGGTAGCTGTGAACTATAACAGGGATGTAGAGGTATTTCCTGTGCTTAAGAGAATATTGGAGAAGATAACCGGATCTGAGTCAATATATAAGTCACCTACTGATATGGGTGTAAACAGAGCTGGTTTTGGAATTATAGATGACGAAATAGTAAAACACGCTGCAGAGCAGGAAGTAGTAAGAAGATATTTTAGATGTGCCTGCGAATATGTAATGGGTCTTGTGGATAAGGAAACTGTGCAAAGGGTGGAGCTAATTATGGAGGATCTTAATCTTAAGCCGGAGGATAGGCTGGTGGTTATGCCAGCACGAAAGGCTATTGAAGATGCTCAACAAAGAGGAGAGGGTAATGAAGGAGTCTTTTGCGGTGCGGCAATAGAATTAAAAGACGGCTTAATCATTACAGGGAAAAACTCCTCTCTTATGCATGCAACATCAAGTCTTATTCTGAATGCTGTAAAAGAGCTGGCGGAAATTCCCGATAAGATACATCTTCTGTCTCCGAACATAATAGATTCCATAGGTAATCTTAAAAAGAATATTTTAAATACGAAAGCAGTGAGCCTGAATCTGGAAGAAACCTTAATTGCCCTTTCTATAAGCGCAACTACGAATCCAACCTCTCAGCTGGCTATGGAGAAGCTGGGGGAACTTAAGGGCTGTGAAATACATATGACACATATTCCAACTCCCGGTGATGAAGCAGGGTTAAGAAAATTGGGGGTTAATACTACCAGCGACCCCGATTTTTCCACAAAGACACTTTTTGTTGAATAG
- the purL gene encoding phosphoribosylformylglycinamidine synthase subunit PurL yields the protein MESTVKVDVEAAKGLGLTEQEFAQIKKLLGREPNFTELGVFSAMWSEHCSYKNSRKLFKLFPTKGKQVLIGAGEENTGIVDIGDGLGVAFKIESHNHPSAVEPFEASATGIGGCLRDIFTVGARPVAVLGALRFGSLDNEKVKFLFKEVIRGLAHYANTAEINAVGGDSYFDESYEGNPLVNAFAVGIVKHKDIARGAASGIGNPIYYIGGDTGRDGVGGASFASQEITEESASDTSSVAIGNAELGKRLRKGCLELIEKGLIVGMQDMGAAGLTCSSCETASRSGTGIEIDVALVPQREKGMTPYEILLSESQERMLAILKDGKEKEALDILKKWNINAVKIGKVTDDKMMRVKENGIVVCEIPPQALTERAPLYDRDAKEPSYLKDAQNLDRKSIIEPDDFNKVLLQLLDSPTIASKESAYKNFTAIDKDEVIVGAGSDAAVVKIKGTKKALAISVDCNGRYCYLNPYNGAMMAVAEAARNIVCSGGRPLAITDGLNFGSPMKPENYWQFKKCIEGLSSACRALDTPVVSGNVSFYNENPKGAIDPTPMVGMVGLINDVNKHVTQEFKNEGDIIVLLGENKADLSGSEYLYLIHNQKKGNPQIDIQTEKSVQKACLEAIESGIINSAHDCSEGGLSVTLTESCISNLNKMLGAVIELDGLKNNDIRMDEILFGEAPSRIVVSLNKDKMELLEKIAQKHSIAYTILGEVSGENLAIKDNRESIIDISVKKLSNTWRNAIPSRLEK from the coding sequence ATGGAGAGTACAGTTAAAGTTGATGTGGAAGCAGCAAAAGGTTTAGGACTTACTGAGCAGGAGTTTGCCCAGATCAAAAAACTTTTGGGCAGAGAGCCAAATTTTACAGAATTAGGGGTTTTTTCAGCTATGTGGAGTGAACATTGCAGTTATAAGAATTCACGCAAGTTGTTCAAACTTTTTCCAACCAAAGGTAAACAGGTGTTAATTGGTGCAGGTGAGGAAAATACAGGAATTGTTGATATAGGCGACGGATTGGGCGTTGCCTTCAAGATAGAATCACATAACCATCCTTCGGCAGTGGAACCATTCGAGGCTTCAGCTACAGGTATAGGCGGATGTTTGAGGGACATATTTACAGTAGGAGCAAGGCCTGTTGCAGTGTTAGGTGCATTGAGATTCGGAAGTTTAGATAATGAAAAAGTTAAATTCTTATTTAAAGAGGTAATCAGGGGACTGGCTCATTATGCTAACACTGCAGAGATTAATGCCGTTGGTGGTGACAGCTATTTTGACGAAAGTTATGAAGGGAATCCTTTGGTTAATGCTTTTGCCGTAGGTATTGTAAAACATAAAGATATTGCAAGAGGCGCTGCGTCTGGAATAGGAAATCCCATATATTACATAGGAGGAGACACAGGCAGAGACGGGGTAGGTGGAGCGAGTTTTGCGTCTCAGGAAATTACTGAGGAATCTGCTTCTGATACGAGCAGCGTTGCTATAGGTAACGCAGAGCTCGGGAAACGCTTGAGAAAGGGGTGTCTGGAACTAATAGAAAAAGGCCTTATTGTTGGGATGCAGGATATGGGAGCTGCCGGGCTTACTTGCTCATCCTGCGAAACAGCCTCAAGAAGCGGGACTGGTATTGAGATAGACGTTGCCTTAGTTCCTCAAAGAGAAAAAGGAATGACTCCTTATGAAATCCTTTTGTCTGAATCTCAGGAAAGAATGCTTGCTATATTAAAAGACGGAAAGGAAAAAGAGGCATTAGATATATTGAAAAAATGGAACATCAACGCGGTAAAAATCGGGAAGGTTACAGATGATAAAATGATGAGAGTTAAAGAAAACGGGATAGTGGTTTGCGAAATTCCGCCACAGGCTCTTACAGAAAGAGCGCCTTTGTATGATAGAGATGCTAAAGAGCCTTCTTACTTAAAAGATGCTCAAAATCTGGATAGAAAATCCATAATCGAACCTGACGATTTCAATAAAGTGTTGTTGCAGCTGCTTGATTCTCCGACTATTGCCAGCAAAGAATCAGCATATAAAAACTTTACTGCTATAGACAAGGATGAAGTTATAGTAGGAGCAGGTTCAGACGCAGCTGTAGTTAAAATTAAGGGCACTAAAAAGGCTTTAGCAATAAGTGTGGATTGCAACGGGAGATATTGCTACCTGAATCCTTATAACGGTGCAATGATGGCGGTTGCAGAGGCAGCAAGAAACATAGTCTGTTCTGGTGGAAGACCTCTTGCTATTACTGACGGCTTAAATTTTGGCAGTCCGATGAAACCTGAAAATTACTGGCAGTTTAAAAAATGCATAGAAGGACTTTCCTCCGCGTGCAGGGCTTTAGACACACCTGTTGTCAGTGGTAATGTAAGTTTCTACAACGAGAATCCTAAAGGAGCGATAGATCCGACCCCTATGGTAGGCATGGTAGGTTTGATAAACGATGTAAATAAACATGTTACCCAGGAATTCAAGAATGAAGGTGATATAATAGTTCTTTTAGGTGAAAACAAGGCCGACCTTTCTGGGAGTGAATATTTGTATCTTATTCACAATCAGAAAAAAGGTAATCCTCAGATAGATATACAGACAGAGAAGTCTGTTCAGAAAGCATGTCTTGAGGCAATTGAATCAGGTATTATTAATTCTGCTCATGATTGTTCGGAAGGTGGCCTGTCCGTAACTTTGACTGAATCATGTATCTCAAATTTAAATAAAATGCTTGGTGCTGTAATAGAATTGGATGGCTTAAAAAACAATGATATAAGAATGGATGAAATTTTATTTGGAGAAGCGCCTTCCAGAATAGTGGTTTCTCTAAATAAGGATAAAATGGAGCTTCTTGAAAAAATAGCTCAGAAACATTCCATTGCATATACTATTCTCGGGGAAGTTAGTGGAGAAAATCTGGCAATCAAAGACAATCGAGAAAGTATAATAGATATTTCTGTTAAAAAACTAAGCAATACATGGAGGAACGCAATTCCTTCAAGATTAGAAAAATAG
- the hisF gene encoding imidazole glycerol phosphate synthase subunit HisF, protein MQQVKVIPCLDIKDGRVVKGVKFVELQDARDPVEAAIAYCNAGADELVFLDIAASVETRATRLDWVKKVKEVTTVPFCVGGGIRNLEDMQTLFDLGVNKVSINTSAVKNPSLIKDAAEKFGKERIVVAIDGKKNPPEDSCPRLELLIMGGGESTGLDVVEWAKKVDQLGAGEILLTSKDADGTREGYDIEMTKAVVEAVSIPVTASGGAGTLEHLYEVIVQAKAANVLCASVFHFGEITIPETKKYLKERGIAVRM, encoded by the coding sequence ATGCAACAAGTAAAAGTAATTCCATGTCTGGATATAAAAGACGGACGAGTAGTTAAAGGCGTAAAGTTTGTTGAATTACAAGACGCACGTGATCCTGTAGAAGCAGCAATTGCTTATTGTAACGCAGGCGCAGATGAACTTGTTTTTTTAGATATAGCTGCCTCTGTTGAGACAAGAGCCACACGCCTGGATTGGGTAAAGAAGGTAAAAGAGGTAACCACTGTACCCTTTTGTGTTGGTGGAGGCATAAGGAATTTAGAGGATATGCAAACTCTTTTTGATCTCGGAGTAAACAAAGTATCTATTAATACATCTGCTGTTAAAAATCCCTCTTTAATCAAGGATGCTGCTGAAAAATTTGGCAAAGAAAGAATTGTTGTTGCTATTGACGGGAAGAAAAATCCACCTGAGGATAGCTGCCCGAGATTGGAGCTCCTAATTATGGGTGGAGGGGAGTCGACTGGTCTGGATGTGGTTGAATGGGCAAAAAAGGTGGACCAGTTAGGCGCGGGCGAAATTCTCCTGACCAGCAAGGATGCGGATGGTACAAGAGAAGGGTACGATATTGAGATGACCAAAGCAGTAGTAGAAGCAGTCTCAATTCCTGTTACTGCCTCAGGCGGTGCAGGAACATTAGAGCATCTTTATGAAGTCATAGTCCAAGCTAAGGCAGCCAATGTGTTATGTGCTTCAGTATTTCATTTTGGAGAAATCACAATCCCTGAGACAAAAAAATATCTGAAGGAAAGGGGTATAGCTGTCCGGATGTAA